In Arachis hypogaea cultivar Tifrunner chromosome 17, arahy.Tifrunner.gnm2.J5K5, whole genome shotgun sequence, a single window of DNA contains:
- the LOC112765693 gene encoding wall-associated receptor kinase 3-like — protein MKNPSSFACKAESSTCHDSDKRSGYVCKCPSGFQGNPYLLHGCQQDVDECGGTNDCFHEAKCQNIPGGYNCLCPEGFEGDGRNNGTRCTSPDPSDRTKITLIYSLCLGISIGILALVVASFYVHWKVNKKKLINLKEQYFQQNGGSLLQEHIAKHSSSSQIAKVFTIEELRKATNNFDAGKILGQGGQGTVYKGVLSDNITVAIKKSKISDASQIKDFINELVVLSQINHRHVVKLLGCCLETEIPLLVYEFIPNGTVFEHLHGHEPFLRLTWKTRLRIAAETAGALAYLHLDTCIPVIHRDVKTSNILLDHDLTAKVSDFGASRIVPQGKTELATLVQGTWGYLDPESFLTSQLTDKSDVYSFGVVLAELLTGRKALSFDMPDAEKNLAMFFVSSMKENRLLHIVDKGIINEAKVEHVYEFAKIAKQCLNLKGEERPTMKEVAMEIEGIRAEEKHRWWWEKEKLSSEETEILVKAPSTSNNNAEESFMLLD, from the exons ATGAAGAATCCTTCCAGCTTTGCGTGTAAGGCAGAGAGCAGCACGTGTCACGATTCTGATAAGCGTTCTGGTTATGTTTGCAAATGCCCCTCTGGATTTCAGGGTAACCCTTACCTCCTTCATGGTTGTCAACAAG ATGTTGATGAATGCGGGGGAACCAATGATTGCTTCCATGAAGCAAAATGCCAGAACATACCTGGCGGCTACAATTGTTTGTGTCCGGAGGGATTTGAAGGAGACGGGAGAAACAACGGAACTCGATGTACTAGTCCCGACCCCAGTGATAGGACAAAGATCACTTTGATTTATTCATTATGTTTGG GCATCAGCATAGGCATCTTAGCATTAGTTGTGGCAAGCTTTTATGTGCATTGGAAAGTGAACAAAAAAAAGCTCATCAACCTTAAAGAACAGTATTTTCAACAAAATGGCGGTTCGTTGTTGCAAGAACATATAGCTAAACATAGCAGCTCAAGCCAAATAGCCAAAGTCTTCACTATTGAGGAACTAAGGAAGGCAACCAACAACTTTGATGCAGGCAAAATCCTAGGCCAAGGGGGCCAAGGAACAGTTTACAAAGGAGTATTATCAGATAATATAACTGTAGCAATAAAAAAGTCCAAAATTAGTGACGCAAGCCAAATTAAGGACTTCATCAATGAGTTAGTTGTACTCTCACAAATCAACCATAGGCATGTGGTTAAGCTCTTGGGTTGTTGCTTAGAAACAGAAATTCCCTTGCTTGTTTACGAATTCATTCCCAATGGTACTGTTTTTGAGCATCTTCATGGTCATGAACCATTTTTAAGACTTACATGGAAAACAAGATTGAGAATAGCTGCTGAAACTGCTGGGGCATTAGCTTATTTGCATTTGGATACTTGTATCCCTGTAATCCACAGAGATGTGAAAACTAGCAATATTCTACTTGATCATGATCTCACTGCAAAGGTTTCTGATTTCGGTGCTTCAAGAATTGTTCCTCAAGGTAAAACTGAGTTAGCCACTTTGGTGCAAGGAACTTGGGGGTATCTTGATCCAGAATCATTTCTCACAAGCCAATTAACAGATAAGAGTGATGTCTATAGTTTTGGAGTTGTTCTTGCAGAATTACTTACAGGAAGAAAAGCGCTTTCTTTTGACATGCCGGATGCTGAAAAGAACCTTGCAATGTTCTTTGTTTCTTCAATGAAAGAGAATCGTTTGCTTCATATTGTAGATAAGGGCATAATAAATGAAGCAAAGGTTGAGCATGTATATGAATTTGCCAAGATTGCAAAACAGTGTTTAAACttgaaaggagaagaaagacctaCAATGAAAGAAGTGGCAATGGAAATTGAGGGGATTAGAGCTGAGGAAAAACATAGATGGTGGTGGGAGAAGGAGAAATTGTCCTCTGAAGAAACTGAAATCCTGGTCAAAGCACCTTCTACTAGCAATAATAATGCTGAAGAATCCTTTATGCTTTTGGActga